The Rhizoctonia solani chromosome 14, complete sequence genome has a segment encoding these proteins:
- a CDS encoding cytochrome P450 family protein, with protein sequence MTHEAHSNGSSEGGFIIPSKAILSPDDLETWKQSPTYQSMNVQSILKLLEQVEAIAQDTPPVNNDASRFGNPAFKAFYDKVQEALPSLHSSIPHISQAAVPEISLYLQECWGNRARIDYGSGMEFNFLCWLFCLEKLGVLSTEDHSALVLRVFWKYLNVMRYLQKTYWLEPAGSHGVWGLDDYHFLPFLWGSGQLVGHPHLRPKSIHNAEVIEEFSQHYMYFACIQFINSVKTASLRWHSPMLDDISGVKTWDKVNSGMIKMYNAEVLGKLPVAQHFLFGSIIKRPDGIQASTEGTTNDPHWGHAHAGVGAVGQSHSGWGDCCGIPVPSAFAAAEAEKRGNRPGGAPLSGTGIRPVPFD encoded by the exons ATGACCCACGAAGCACATTCTAACGGATCGAGCGAGGGTGGATTTATTATACCCTCAAAGGCAATACTGAGTCCTGATGACCTGGAAACGTGGAAACAATCACCCACATATCAATCCATG AATGTCCAATCGATTCTCAAATTGCTCGAACAGGTCGAAGCAATAGCTCAGGACACGCCTCCTGTCAATAATGACGCATCCAGATTCGGAAACCCAGCTTTCAAGGCTTTCTATGACAAGGTCCAAGAG GCATTGCCGTCATTACACAGCAGCATACCTCACATCTCTCAAGCGGCTGTGCCTGAGATTTCACTTTATCTACAAGAGTGCTGGGGGAATCGCGCGCGTATCGACTATGGGAGCGGAATGGAATTTAATTTTCTATGTTGGCT GTTCTGCTTGGAAAAATTAGGCGTGCTCTCGACTGAAGACCATTCTGCTCTTGTTCTGCGCGTCTTTTGGAA ATATCTAAACGTAATGCGCTATCTACAAAAAACTTATTGGCTGGAACCCGCTGGATCTCATGGGGTATGGGGATTAGATGATTACCATTTCCTCCCATTTTTGTGGGGAAGTGGCCAACTTGTCG GGCACCCACATCTCCGACCCAAGTCCATCCATAACGCTGAGGTGATTGAAGAATTCTCTCAGCATTATATGTATTTTGCTTGTATCCAGTTTATCAATTCC GTCAAGACGGCCTCTTTGAGATGGCATTCACCCATGTTAGATGATATCTCAGGC GTTAAAACGTGGGACAAGGTCAATTCTGGGATGATCAAAATGTATAATGCCGAAGTGCTTGGCAAGCTGCCAGTTGCGCAGCACTTCCTCTTCGGATCGATCATTAAGCGGCCCGACGGCATTCAAGCCTCTACTGAGGGTACAACCAATGACCCGCATTGGGGCCACGCTCATGCCGGCGTTGGTGCCGTTGGTCAATCACATTCCGGGTGGGGAGACTGCTGTGGAATTCCCGTCCCTAGTGCTTTCGCTGCGGCCGAGGCCGAGAAACGTGGGAACCGACCAGGTGGCGCACCACTTTCGGGAACGGGTATTCGTCCGGTACCATTTGACTGA